Proteins encoded by one window of Conger conger chromosome 1, fConCon1.1, whole genome shotgun sequence:
- the LOC133128045 gene encoding ovarian cancer G-protein coupled receptor 1 has product MSGEDIINCTIKHEIHQYLFSGVYILVLLIGLPTNVYSLYHAWQQLRARNELGIYLLNLTVSDLLYLASLPLWLQYIFEGDDWKHKEWLCQLCGFLLYENIYISIGFLCCISIDRYLAVVYPFRFAGLRSMRAAAVVSVVIWLKEVAVGVVFFHRKELSTDRTNQSVCFEHYPMRDWERPINYYRFFVGFLFPLGILSASYFRVLRAVNKSAGTQSAQKTRIKHLVTSTIVIFLVCFSPYHLFLLVRTVVEYNCAFIENIFNYYHFSLMLTSFNCVADPALYCFVGEFAQREILWARQACARVLCCGPSAVPSTNGICEAGPPQESEEADGVAPEKEQGDRVVGKDKHPDGGRSNLVSRTTIM; this is encoded by the coding sequence ATGTCAGGGGAGGATATAATAAACTGCACCATCAAGCACGAGATCCACCAGTACCTGTTCTCGGGGGTCTACATCCTGGTGCTCCTGATCGGCCTCCCCACCAACGTGTACTCGCTCTACCATGCCTGGCAGCAGCTGCGGGCTCGGAATGAGCTGGGCATCTACCTGCTCAACCTGACGGTGTCTGACTTGCTCTACCTGGCCTCCCTTCCCCTCTGGCTGCAGTACATCTTTGAGGGTGATGACTGGAAACACAAGGAGTGGCTCTGCCAGCTCTGCGGCTTCCTGCTCTACGAGAACATCTACATCAGCATCGGCTTCCTGTGCTGCATCTCCATTGACCGCTATCTGGCTGTGGTCTACCCATTCCGCTTCGCTGGGCTCCGCAGCATGCGAGCGGCGGCCGTGGTGAGCGTCGTCATCTGGCTGAAGGAGGTGGCGGTGGGCGTGGTCTTCTTCCACCGCAAGGAGCTGAGCACAGACCGGACCAACCAGTCGGTGTGCTTCGAGCACTACCCCATGAGGGACTGGGAGCGGCCCATTAACTACTACCGCTTCTTCGTGGGTTTCCTCTTCCCGCTGGGCATCCTCTCGGCCTCGTACTTCCGTGTCCTGAGGGCGGTGAACAAGAGCGCGGGCACCCAGAGCGCGCAGAAGACGCGCATCAAGCACCTGGTGACCAGCACGATCGTCATCTTCCTGGTGTGCTTCTCGCCCTACCACCTGTTCCTGCTGGTGCGCACGGTGGTGGAGTACAACTGCGCCTTCATCGAGAACATCTTCAACTACTACCACTTCTCGCTCATGCTCACCAGCTTCAACTGCGTGGCCGACCCGGCGCTCTACTGCTTTGTAGGCGAGTTCGCCCAGCGAGAGATCCTGTGGGCCCGCCAGGCCTGCGCCCGGGTCCTCTGTTGTGGCCCCAGCGCCGTGCCGAGCACCAACGGGATCTGCGAGGCCGGTCCACCGCAGGAGTCCGAGGAGGCCGATGGGGTTGCACCGGAGAAGGAGCAAGGAGACCGCGTGGTCGGAAAGGACAAGCACCCAGACGGGGGCAGGTCGAATCTGGTCTCAAGGACCACGATCATGTAG